The genomic window CCTGTACGGTGCGGGTATCTTCCCCACCGGCAGGTGCCCCATCCGGGCTGGTGTCTGTCTCACCGCCGGCACCCGCAGCTTCCTGTTGTGCCATTTCCTCTTGCACCTCCTTGGGAGCGTCAGCCGGGTCGGCGCCCTTGATGTACCACAGCATGGTCTCGAGCTCCTCCGGCTTGGTGAGCACCTCGCGGGCCTTCGAGCCCTCGGAGGGCCCCACGACGCCGCGGGATTCCATCAGATCCATCAGGCGGCCGGCCTTGGCGAAGCCGATGCGCAGCTTGCGCTGCAACATCGAGGTAGAGCCGAGTTGGGAAGTAACGACGAGCTCGACGGCCTCCAGGAGGTCGTCCATATCCTTTCCGATATCGTCGTCGATTTCCTTCTTCTTGCTATCCTGCTTCTCCTCGGTAACACCCTCGGTGTAGTTCGGCTGGGCCTGCTGCTTGGCGGCATCGACCACGGCCTGGACTTCCTCGTCTGTGACGAACGCGCCCTGCAGGCGCTGCGGCTTGCCGGCGCCCTGCGGGATGAACAAGGCGTCGCCCATGCCGATGAGCTTTTCCGCCCCGCCCTGGTCCAGGATGACGCGGGAGTCGGTCAGCGAGGAGGTAGCGAACGCCAGACGGGACGGCACGTTGGTCTTGATGAGACCGGTGACCACGTCAACGGACGGGCGCTGGGTAGCTAGGACCAGGTGGATGCCGGCCGCGCGGGCCTTCTGGGTGATGCGGACGATGGAGTCCTCGATCTCCTTCGGCGCCGTCATCATCAGGTCCGCCAACTCGTCGACCACGCAGACGATGTACGGGTACGGGCGAACGTCGCGCTGCGAGCCGGCCGGGGCCTGGTACTCGCCGGAGCGCACCTTGGCGTTGAAGTCCTCGATCTTGCGCACCCGCGCGGACTTCATGTCCAAGTAGCGTTGCTCCATCTCCTCGACCAACCACTGCAGGGCCGCCGCAGCCTTCTTCGGCTGCGTGATGATCGGGGTGATGAGATGCGGGATGCCCTCGTACGGCGTCAACTCAACCATCTTCGGGTCGACCAGGATGAGGCGAACCTGCTCCGGCGTTGCGCGCGTGAGCAGGGAGACCAGCATGGAATTCACGAACGCCGACTTACCGGAACCGGTAGCACCGGCCACCAGCAGGTGGGGCATCTTCTTGACCGAGGCCGAGACGAAGTCGCCCTCGATGTCCTTGCCCAAGCCGATAAGCATCGGGTCGGTCTGCGCGCGAGTCGCCGGGGCGTCGAGAACCTCGCGCAGGCGCACCATCTCGCGGTCCGGGTTCGGCACCTCGATACCCACGGCGGACTTGCCGGGGATCGGGGTGAGCAGGCGCAGGTTGTCGGTAGCCACGGCGTAGGCCAGGTTGGACTGCAGGTTGGTCACCTTCGAGACCTTCACGCCCGGACCCAGCTCGATCTCGTAGCGGGTCACTGTCGGCCCGCGGCTAAAGCCGGTCACCTGGGCGTTGACCTTGAACTCCTCGAAGACGTCCGTGATGGCCGCGATGATGTGATCGTTGACCTCGGTGCGCTCCTTCGCCGGAGTGCCCGCGGTCAGCAGGTCCGTCGTCGGCAGGTCGTAGTCACCGTCCTCGGTCGGCGCCGGGGTCGCGGCAGAAGGCGCCGCGGCAGGCTCTGCCGCCGGCTCTTCCTCGTCGGCTGCCTTCCCGCTGGCCGGGTCCTGACCGGAGCGGGCGATAATCGCCTGGCGCATGGCCTCCCGCGAGGCCGAGACCGCGTCACCGGGTTTCGACTGAGCAGCGGTCGCGCGCGGCGTCGACGTCGCGCCCGCGTCCAGGGTGCGCGTGGGCTCCGCGGCCCCGGCGTCCTGGGAAGCGCTAAACAGGTCTTCCGGTTCCGGGGTAGCGTCGCGCACGACCGGGATCTCGTTGGTATCCGCCAGCTCGTCGCGCTGGCTGGACTTGCTCCCCGCCGGTCGGCCGGGGTTGTTCAGGGCGGTGGTCTCCGCCTCCGAGGAGCTCCAGGCAGAAGCCGGGGACGCCGCGGCAGCAGAACTTGCGCCCGGGCCCGACTGCGGGGCCGGTTTCGGCTTCTGGGGCAGCAGGCGCCCGGTGGCCCGGCGGGCCGTGGAACGGCGCTCGGTGTTACGGCCGGCAGCGATATCGTCGATGTGGTCGCTGACCTGTCCGTAGGCGTCGTCGTCGACGTCCTCCTCCGCGGCGTCCTTGCCGCGCAGGCCGGAAATCGTATCAACCAGCAGATCCCACGCCTCGCGCACGGTAATGCCGGTGACCTTCAGCGCGCCGTAGACAATGACGAGGAAGAGCAGAGGCACGGCCACGTAGCCCGAGAATCCCAGGGCCAGCAGCCCGCCGGTCCAGGCACCTACGGCGCCGCCGGCACTCATGCGCTCGGCCCACTCGGTGGGATCGCCGGCAAAGATGTGGATAAGCCCCAGCATGGAGACCACAATCAGGGTCGTGCCGAGGATGACCCGGGGCGGGATACCGCCCGAGGGCCCGCCGATGCGCAGCATGAGCACCAGAGCCAGGGCAACCAGGGCGACAGGCAGCACGAGTGCGCCCGCACCGATGACGAGGTGGACCACGGTGGCGATGCCGGCGCCGATGGGGCCGGCGATGTCCAGCCACACAGAGGCACCGATCACCGCGGCCAGCCCAAGAAGGATCAGGCCAACCGCGTCCGGGTTGCCGATGGATATGCCGGCCTCCGCGCCGTCCTCTTCGGTGTCTAGCGCGTCGTATTCGTCAATCTCTTCTTCCAATTTCGACCTTTTCGACGGGGTTGCCTCAGGCGTAATTTCTGACTTCTTTCTCTTGGCGTGGCGCGGCCGCTTAGTGTTCTGCTCGACCGGCGCCGCAGCGCCGTCGCTATGATCGTTACCGGCGTTACCCTCGTCCAGCAAGTCTTCGTCGCTGGGCTTCAGGCTTGCCAGGCCCCGGCTCACGCCACGGGCGGTGGCCGAAAACATGGCCCCAACCCCGTGCCCGACCGCACGGAAAGCGCTGCCGGTGCGAGGGTGCTCGCTCTCGGCAGCGCTGGATACCGCTAACGTCTCGGGCGCCTTGCCACGGCCCGCCGGACGCGCCCGCTTAGCCGGCGATGGTTTGTTGCGGCCAGGGGAACTACTGCGGCGAGACGAGGCATTCTTGACAGACATGCCTGTAACTCTAGCCGCTTATACCCCACTAATCACAGGCACAACACACAGTTCACCAAGAAAAGTTGTGGTCAAGCCTAAAGACTAGACCTCACGATGGCGGGCTCGTCGCCGGCGATATCGACCTGGGCTGCGTCCCGACCGTAGACCCACAGCAGCAACTCGGCCGGCTGCCCGGAGACAGTCACCACGGCGTCGCCGCGCTCGGCCACTCCCCGCTTGTCCGCGGCCACGATCCGGCGCCCGCCCGCCGGGTGCAGGATGACGGGCATCCGAGACTTCTTCAACATCAGTGGGGCAAAGCGCTGGAGCGTGGCGGCAAATTCGTCGTCGACCACCGCGGAGAATTCCCGCGGCTCGGTCTGACCGTTGGCGCGGCGCACGTCCTCGTGGTGGATGAAATTCTCCGCAAAGTTCAGCTTCGAGTCCAGCACGAAGAACGGGCTCCACTTCGGCGGGCCCGCGCGCCAGGCGTTGACCAGCTCCACGTAGTCGCAGCTCTTTACCCGCTTGGTTACGGTGTCCAGGTGGCCACTCAGCGCCGAGATAAACATGCCGGCGGCCGCATCGGGGCGGTGCTCCCGCAGCCAGAGGTGGGCGGCCATGTCGTGGGTGGTCCAGCCCTCGCACAGGGTATCCGCGTCGGGGCCTAGGTCGATGAGGAGATCGGCTAGTCGGTTTCTTTCAGTACCGGAAAAAGACATGCTCCCCAGCATATCCCTTCAAGCGTGGGAAGGGAGCTGGGGAGCAAGTGCGCGGACTAAGCGCTACAGGGATTCGCGGGCGCTGTGGACCTCGTCGTCATCAATCAGCGAACCGTCGCCCGAAGTGGGCACGATGGTCGGCAAGATGACCGGCTCACGCTTGTACTTGGAATCCATGAGCTTGGAGACCTTGCGGCGAATCTTCTGCACCATGCGGTAGGTGTCGTTCTCGCCCTCGGCGACCAGGTCGTTCATGGTGTTTTCGACCAGCTCGGCCACCTCTGGGACCACGGAGCGATCGTCTTCGCTGAAACCGGTGGTCGCGACCGTCGGGTGCTCCATCAGGCGGGAGGTGCGGTTGTCGATAACACAGGTGATCGAGACCACGCCACCGGAGCCCAGGTTGGTGCGGTCGGCCAGCGTGTCCGCGTCGACCTCGCCCATGTTCACGCCGTCGACGTAGAGGTTACCGACCTGGATCTGGCCCACGACCTGGGCGCGGCCGTTGTGCAGGTCGACGACGACGCCGTTCTGCGCCAGCACGACGCGGTCGCGGTCGACGCCGGTCGAAATGGCCAGCTCCTTGTTGGCGCGCAGGTGGCGCCACTCGCCGTGGACCGGCATGGCGTTCTTCGGGCGCGCGGCGTTGTAGAGGAAGAGCAGCTCGCCGCCGTAACCGTGGCCGGAGGCGTGAACCTTGGCCTCCTTGTTGGTCACGACCTCGGCGCCAATCTGCGACAGCATGTTGATGATGCCGAAGACGGCTTCCTCGTTGCCCGGGATGAGCGAGGAGGAAAAAACGATGAGATCGCCGTCGCGGACGGTGATCTGGCGGTGCTCGCGGCGGGCCATGCGCGACAGCGCGGCCATCGGCTCACCCTGGGTACCGGTGGTGATAAGGACAGTCTTGTGCGGGGCCATCTTGGCGGCCTCGTCAATCGGCACGATGGTGCCGCGCGGGACCTTCAAAAAGCCCATCTTCTCCGCGATTTCCATGTTGCGCATCATGGAGCGGCCGTTGAAGGCGACCTTGCGGTCGGCGGCCACGGCGGCATCGATAGCCGCCTGCACGCGGTAGACGTTGGACGCGAACGACGCGATGATGACGCGCTGGCGGGCGTTGGCCACCAGGCGCTTAAAGGTCGCCGGGATATCACCCTCCGAGGCGGAAACGCCCGGGACGTTGGCGTTCGTGGAGTCGCACAGCATCAGGTCCACACCCTCGTCGCCGTAGCGCGATAGCGCCGGCAGGTCGGTCGGGCGCCCGTCCAGCGGGGTCTGGTCCATCTTGATGTCGCCGGTGTGGATGATGTTGCCGGCCGGGGTGCCCAGCATGATGCCCAGGGCATCCGGCACGGAGTGGTTGACGGCCCAGAAACGCGCGCGGAACGGGCCGTAATTAACGTCCGACTTCTCGTTGACCTCGACGAACTTCGGCCTCTGGCGGTGCTCCTTGCACTTGGCCGCAATCAGCGCGATGGTGAAGCGGGAGGCGACGATCGGGATATCCGGACGCAGCTTCAGCAGCCACGGGATAGCGCCGATGTGGTCCTCGTGCGCGTGGGTGACCACGAGGGCCTCAACCTTGTCCAGGCGGTCTTCGATCGGGCCGAAGTCCGGCAGGATCAGGTCCACGCCCGGCTCGCCCGAGGACGGGAAGAGCACGCCGCAGTCGATGATCAGCAGGCGACCGTCGTACTCGAAGACGGTCATGTTGCGGCCGATCTCGGAGATGCCACCCAGCGCGTAGATGCGCAGGGAGCCCTTGGCCTGCTTCGGCGGCTCCGGCAGGCGCTTGGTCAGATCCGCTCCCTGCATGGACTTGGGCACGTTGCGACGGCCCCGGTTGTTGTTGCGATTGTTCTTTCCGCCCTTGCCGTTGCCGTTGTTATTGCCGTGGTTGTTTTTGCCGCTATTGCCGCCCCGGCCGCGACCGCGGCCACCGCGGGAACCACGGGAGCGGTTGGAACGGCGGTTGCCGCCGTTGTTGTTGCCTTCACCGCCGTTGTTGTCGTTGTTGTTTCCGTTGCCGCCCTCTGCCCCGGCAGAGTCGTTGCCGGTTTTTTGCGGGGCCTGGAATACCGGCGATGCCGCCTCGTTGGAGGCTGCTTCTTCGCCCGTCGGCGGGCCCGCCTTGCGGGTCACTTTCCGGGCACGGTTTCGAGATTCAGTCATACTTATAGGACTCCAGCTTGTTGCATATCGCGGCGGAGTTCGGTCAGCTCATCCTCATTGGCTGCCAGAATAGGCAGCCGCGGTTCGCCGACGTCGATTCCCTGCAGTCGCAGGGCCGCCTTGGCTAAGGTGGCGCCGCCCAGACGCGCTTGGGCGTGAACGAGCGGGGCCAGAGTATTTACGTTTATGTCCCTTGCACGGGCAAGGTTTCCTTCTGAGAAGGAAGTATAAAGCTCCACAAGAGCCCGCGGGGCTGCGTGGCCAATGACCGAGATGAAACCGCTGGCCCCCATGGCAAGCCACGGGAGGTTGAGCGGATCATCACCGGAATACCACGCCAGTCCGGTCTCTTGCATTAGTTGGGCACCGAGTGGCAGGTCGCCCTTCGCGTCCTTCACGGCCGCGACGGTGGGCAGCTCAGCCAGCCGGCGTAACGTATCCGCGTGGATCGGGATACCGGAGCGACCAGGAATGTCGTAAACGCAGATTGGCAGATCGGTGGCGCCAGCAATTTCGGTGAAGTGCGCCAGGACTCCCGCCTGCGAAGGCTTGGAGTAATACGGGGTCACAACCAAGAGGCTATCCGCCCCCGCGTTGGCCATGGTGCGGGCAAGCTCTACGGAAGACACCGTATTATTAGTTCCCGCACCAGCGCAAATTCGTGCCCTGTCGCCCACCTCGTCCTTAACGGCCTTTAGCATTTCAGTCTTCTCCGCCACGGTGGTGGTGGGAGACTCACCCGTAGTGCCCCCGACGATGAGGGAATCAATGCCGTTGTCCACGAGGTGCGCAGCAAGCTCTCGAGCCCGGCCTAAGTCCAGGGCGCCGTCCTGGTCAAACGGAGTGACCATGGCGACCCCGACGCGGCCGAACGTCTCGATGCCGATCTGTGCAGTCATACCTGTGCTCATAGGCGTCAAGGATACCCGCTTATCGACGGGCTGCGGGCATCCGCCCCCGGCATGGCGGTGTTCTAGCCCGCGTAGGGGCTGGCGGCCATCTCCGTGCCGTCGGACAACGTGGTGATGTGAAAATCATCAAAGAGCACGGGCGCCTGCTGGTACAAAAGCCGCAGGCAGGCCACGGCCACCGCCCGCAACTCCGTGTCCGCGTGCTCCGTCGCCCGCGCGGCGATGAACTGCCGCCAGGTGCGGTAGTTGCCCGTGACCACGATCCGGGATTCGGTCGCGTTCGGCAGGATGGCCCGCGCGGCCTGGCGCGCCTGCTTCTTGCGCAGCAGGGCGTTGGGCTCGTCCTCCAGCTTCTCCTCCAGCGCGTGGAGCAGCTCCTCGTAGACAAAACGGCTCTCGTCCACCGCGGACAGCAGCAGCCGGGTGAGCTGCTCGTCGCGGGCGATGGGATCCGGCAGCACGACGGAGGCCCGCTCGGGGTGGACGTAGCGCTGCGAGAGCTGGGAGAAGGAGAAGTGCCGGTGCCGCACCAGCTCGTGGGTGGCCGAGCGGGAAATGCCGCGGATGTAGAGTGTCGCCGTGGCGTGCTCGAGCAGGCCGGCGTGGCCGACCTCCAGGATATGCCGCAGGTAGGCGGCGTTGGTGGCGGTGCGCGGGTTCGGCCTGTCGAAAGACTCGTAGCAGGCCCGGCCCGCGAATTCGACCAGCGCCTCGGCGTCCGTGGCCGTGGCATCCGGGCCCCACTCCACCCCGGAGGGGGCGTGGAAGGCCGTCGCCGCAATCAGCTCGACCTGCAGGTTACTGACCTCAGCCATGGCCTAGAGTCCCAAGTAGGATTCCAGCCCGACGACCAGGCCCGGACGGTCGGCGATGTTGCGGACGCCGACCAGCACGCCCGGCACAAAAGAGGTGCGGTCGTAAGAGTCCTGGCGAATGGTCAGGCTCTGGCCCTGGGCGCCGAAGATGACCTCCTCGTGGGCCACCATGCCGCGGGTGCGCACCGCGTGGACCGGCACGCCGTCCACGTTGGCGCCGCGGGCGCCGTCCAGGGTCTTCTCCGTGGCGTCGGGCATCGGGCCCATGCCAGCCTCCTGGCGAGCGGCGGCAATCCCCTCGGCGGTGTGCACGGCCGTGCCGGACGGCGCGTCCAGCTTCGTCGGATGGTGGTACTCCACGACCTCGGCGGTCTCGAAGTACTGGGCGACCTGGCGGGAGAGCACCATGGTCAGCACGGCGGAGATAGCGAAGTTAGGCGCGATCAGAACGTGGCCCGCGCCGGAGGCCTGCGTCCACTGCTTGACATGGGCCAGGCGGTCCTTGTCGAAGCCGGTGGTGCCCACCACGCAGTGAATGCCGTTGGACACGCAGTACTCCAGGTTGCCCATGACGGAATCCGGCGTGGTGAAGTCCACGACGACCTGGACGCCGTTGGTCTTGAGCAGCTCCAGGGAGTCGCCATGGTCAATGGTCGCCGCCAGGTCGAGGTCCTCGGCAGCCTGCACCGCCTCCACGACGGCCTCGCCCACGCGCCCCTTTGCGCCCAGCACACCGACTTGAATATTCATCGCGCTACCTTCTTCCTGTAGTGGTCTCGTCTTGTTCCGCGTCATCCGCCCGCGCCTAACCGCGCGGGAAAGCCCATCCGCTCACAGCGGGAGGCGGTGGCGGGAAACGGCGGGTACACGGCTGCGGGCCGGGCCCGCGTTCTGTTACCCCGGCCATTCTACCGCCCGGCCGCCAGGTTTTGGCCACTATACTGGCTCCCATGCGCATGTATATCGGTTCCATGCGGCCGGGATGCCGCTGACCCAGTTCCTCACCGACGATCTGGACCGGGACTACGCGGAGCTGCAAGACCGAGGCGTGGAGTTCACCATGGAGCCGACCGACGTGGGCCCGTCCCGGATCGCGGTCTTCGACGACACCTGCGGCAACCTGATCCAGATCGTGGATCTCAAGAACTAACCACCGCTTTTCACAAATAACAACCGCCACACGCGTTTCAGCTAAACTGGGGATAACCTTTACCTACCCAAGGAGATGACTCCCTATCCGCCAGTGGATCTCTACCCTCGCTCCCCTCGCGGTGGCCGGCCTCGTCCTCACCGGCTGCGCCAATTCCGGCAGCTCCGACAACGCTGACGGGGCCTCCTCCCCCAGCACCGTGACCTCTACCTCGAGCGCCCCCGATAACAACGCCGCGGGGGCCGAATCCTCCACGGTACGCAAGGGCGCGACCACCCCTGCCGCCGGGGCTTCCGACGGGGTGAAGATGCTGGGCACCCCGTCCCTGGACGATGAACGGCACATGGCCCAGGGCGCCGGCGAGCTGGTCCCGGTGCGCGTGCGCACCGCGGAACACGACGGCTTTACCCGCATGGTCATCGAATTTAACGGTAACGGCCCCGTCAGCTGGTTCGCCAGCTACACCGACGCGCCCACCCAGCAGGCCTCCGGGTACCCCGTCGAAGTGGCCGGCAACGCCTTCTTGAACCTAGGGATCGAGCCCACCCCGTGGCCGTCTACGCCGGAGCTGGAGGAACAATACTTAGATATTGGCAGCTTCCCGGGCGCCGGCGTCATCGAAGAAGTCCAGTTCACCAGCGCCTTCGAGGCCCAGTCCCAGTTCGTGGTGGGCCTGAAAGAAAAGGCCCCCTACTCCGTGACGTATTTGGATGGCCCGCCGCGCGTGGTCATCGACTTCGCCGGTTAAGTAGGCGGGCGCCCGAAAGGCTTAGTCCTTGCGGCGGCGCACCTCCGGCACGCGGATGATATCGCTGCCGCCCATGAGCGCGTAGTTGACCAGCACGATGGTCGGCGCGTCTTCCGGGACCTCCGAGAGCGGGACGGTCACGCCTGGGCCGTTCTTGACGGTCGCTCCGCCCATAATCCCGAAGCCCTCGAGGCGGATGTTGTAGTTTTCCGGCACGCGGATTTCCGAGCCGCCCATGAGGTCCCAGGCGTTGATGACTACGCGGTTCGCACCGAGGGTAGCTTCGGAAAAGTCCAGCTCGCTGCCGCCCATGATGCTCAAAGCAAAGTGGCTGGGCTCGCAGTGCCAGCCGCCGAAGCGCTCCGCGCCGCCCATGATGCCGATCGAAAACTTCGAGCCCTCGCGGTTGGGAACCACCACCGAGTAGTTGGCGCTGCGCGCTGGCGCGGGCGAGTCACGCTTGTCCAAGTCGTGGCTTAGCCCCAAGTCGTCGACCAGCTCGGTGAGCTGGTCCACGTAGGTGGCCTCCCAGACGCTACGGGAGCGTTCGTCGAATTCCGCCAAGCTGATCTTGCCCTCGCTGAAGGCCTGGCTGACCAGCTCAGCGGCTGCGTGGCGCTGCTTATCGCCAGCGCGCTGTCGGGGTACGTCCATACACCTAACGATACAAGAAAAGGGGCCTTCCGGCCCCTTAACTATCTATCGCTAGGTCATTGACCTACCGGTGACTGGATAATTAGTCCTCGTCGACCGGCACCAGGGAGATCTTGCCGCGGTTGTCGATGTCGGCGATTTCGACCTGGATCTTGTCACCCACGTTGACCACGTCCTCGACCTTTTCGATGCGCTCGTCGCCACCCAGCTTGGAGATGTGGATGAGCCCGTCGCGGCCCGGGGTCAGGGAGACAAACGCACCGAAGGCGACGGTCTTGACGACCGTGCCCAGGAAGCGCTCCCCGACCTTCGGCAGCTGCGGGTTGGCAATCGAGTTGATCTTGTCCAGGGCGGCATCGGCGGCCTCGCCGGACTCGGCGGAAACGTAGACGGTGCCGTCGTCCTCGATGGTGATGTCGGCGCCGGTCTCCTCCGTGATGGAGTTGATGGTCTTGCCCTTCGGGCCGATGAGCTCACCGATCTTGTTGACCGGGACCTGCACGGAGGTGATCTTCGGCGCCAGCGGGGACATCTCGTCCGGGCCCTCGATAACCTCGGCCATGGTGGCCAGGATGGCGGAGCGGGCATCGCGAGCCTGCTCCAGCGCGTCGGCCAGCACGGCGGACGGGATGCCGTCCAACTTGGTGTCCAGCTGCAGGGCGGTGATGTACTCGGAGGTACCGGCGACCTTGAAGTCCATGTCACCGAAAGCGTCTTCCGCGCCTAGGATGTCGGTCAGGGCGACGAACTTCTCCTTGCCCTCGACCTCGCCGGAAACCAGCCCCATGGCGATGCCGGCCACCGGGGCCTTCAGCGGGACGCCGGCGTTGTACAGCGACAGCGTCGAGGCACAGACCGAGCCCATCGAGGTCGAGCCGTTCGAGCCCAGCGCCTCGGAGACCTGGCGGATGGCGTACGGGAAGTCCTCGCGGGACGGAATGACCGGCAGCAGGGCGCGCTCGGCCAGCGCGCCGTGGCCGATCTCGCGGCGCTTCGGGGAGCCGACGCGGCCGGTCTCGCCGGTGGAGTACGGCGGGAAGTTGTAGTGGTGCATGTAGCGCTTCGACTCGACCGGGGTCAGGGAGTCGATGTGCTGCTCCATCTTCAGCATGTCCAGGGTGGTCACGCCCAGAATCTGGGTCTCGCCGCGCTCGAACAGGGAGGAACCGTGGGCGCGCGGGACCAGCTCGACCTCAACACCCAGGTCGCGAATGTCGGTGACGCTACGGCCGTCGATGCGGAAGCCCTCGGAAAGGATCTTGTGGCGGACGATCTCCTTCATCACCGCGTTATAAGCGCTGCGGATCTGCTTGGAGGCGTCGTCGTCCTCGAAGCGCTCGAGCAGTTCGGCCTCGACCTGCTCCATGTGCTCGTTGGTAGCCTCGTCGCGCTCCTGCTTGCCGGCGATGGTCAGCAGCTTCTCCAGCTTCTTGCTGGCCTTCTTCTCGACGGCTTCGAAGACCTCGTCGGAGTAGGCCGAGAAGAGCGGGAACTCCTGGGTCTCCTTGGCCACGCGCTCGGCCAAGCCGGCCTGCGCCTCGCACAAGGTCTTGATGAACGGCTTGGCGGCCTCCAAGCCCTCGGCCACGGCGGTTTCCTGCGGCGCCGGGGCGCCTTCAGCCACACGCTCGGCGACGTTGATGCCAGCGCCGGCCTCCACCATCATGATGGCCACGTCTTCGACGGTCTTGCGGCCCTTCTTGCGCTGGACAATGCGGCCAGCCACGACCATCTCGAACAGTGCGCGGTCGTGCTGCTCGGAGTTCGGGAAGGCCACCCACTGGCCCTCCGGGTGCTTCTGATCGGCGATAAACGCCATGCGGACGCCGCCCACAGCGCCCGAGACCGGCAGGCCGGACAGCTGGGTGGCGGCGGAAGCGCCGTTGATGGCCACGACGTCGTAGTACTCATCCGGAGCCTGGGACATCACGGTGATAACGACCTGGACTTCGTTGCGCAGCCCCTTGACAAAGGTCGGGCGCAGCGGGCGGTCGATCAGGCGGCAGGCCAGGATGGCCTCGGTGGACGGGCGACCCTCGCGGCGGAAGAACGAGCCCGGGATCTTCCCCGCGGCGTACATGCGCTCTTCCACGTCCACGGTCAGCGGGAAAAAGTCGAAGCCCTCCCGCGGCTGGTTGGAGGTCGTGGTGGTGGCCAGCAACATGGTGTCGTCGTCCAGGTAGGTGGTCACCGAGCCGTCGGCCTGGCGAGCCAGCTGCCCGGTCTCGAAGCGGATGGTGCGGGTACCGAAGTCCCCGTTATCCAGCGTGGCGATAGCTTCGGTGATGCCGAAGTCTTCGTCGGTTACATACTCAACAGCGTTGTTAGCGCTCATTAAAGTTAATTCTCCTCATCATCCGGCAATCGTCGGTGTCGCCGGTAGTCGTACAACGTTGAATTCACACACAACGGTGCTCAATCGTACCAGCACAAACGCCGAACCGATACAACGCCACTCACGAAAGTCGTGGTACAAACCGCCTGGCCCCGCCGCCACGACCGCCGGCTGGGAGGGAGAAAAGGTTTAAGAAATCGCAAAAAGGCGCTGAGCACGGCAGGTGCTCAACGCCTTTATGCGACAATCGACGCTGGTAATTAACGACGCAGGCCCAGACGGGAAATCAGGTCACGGTAGCGGTCGATGTTGGTGGAAGCCAGGTACTTCAGCAGGCCGCGGCGACGGCCAACCAGCAGCAGCAGGCCACGACGGGAGTGGTGATCCTGCTTGTGGTCCTTCAGGTGCTCGGTCAGGTTGCTGATGCGGTAGGTCAGCAGGGCCACCTGGGCTTCCGGGGAGCCGGTATCGGTCTCGTGGAGGCCGTATTCCTTCAGGATCTCGGCCTTCTTCTCAGTGGTCAGTGCCATGAGATAATCTCCTCAAACATATTTCAGTCCGCATGAAATCAAGCGCCCAAAAAGGCGCCGCCGCAACTGCTGCGGACCGCAGTCACAAAGCTATCCGAAAATCTTAGCTGCTAGCGGCGCAAACCACCAAATCACACGAGCACCCGCTCGAGCCGGCGGACGAAGCCGTCGACGAAACGCTCGGCGTCGACATCCAGGGCGACTGCTACCCCGGCGTCCTCCCCGATCCGGGATTCGTCCCCGATGGTGCGCCCGATAGTGGGCCCGTCCACGTCGACCTTGAGCGGCATCCGCCGGCAGCCGACCAGGTCTGGCTCCGCGGCGACCGCCACGGCCAGCGGGTCGTGCAGACCGCACCCACCCAGGTGGGGCGAGTTCTTCGCGTAGGCGTCAATGTAGAAATCCACCATGTCGGCATAAGCCACGCTCGCAGCCGTGCCGGCGGCCCGCCAGGCCCGAGTGGTCGCCCGCGTCAACAGCGTCTGCAAAGTCACGTCGAGGCCCACCATGGTCAGATCCCGGCAGCCGCGCACGACCACATCGGTCGCC from Corynebacterium confusum includes these protein-coding regions:
- the rpsO gene encoding 30S ribosomal protein S15; the protein is MALTTEKKAEILKEYGLHETDTGSPEAQVALLTYRISNLTEHLKDHKQDHHSRRGLLLLVGRRRGLLKYLASTNIDRYRDLISRLGLRR
- a CDS encoding polyribonucleotide nucleotidyltransferase, with the protein product MSANNAVEYVTDEDFGITEAIATLDNGDFGTRTIRFETGQLARQADGSVTTYLDDDTMLLATTTTSNQPREGFDFFPLTVDVEERMYAAGKIPGSFFRREGRPSTEAILACRLIDRPLRPTFVKGLRNEVQVVITVMSQAPDEYYDVVAINGASAATQLSGLPVSGAVGGVRMAFIADQKHPEGQWVAFPNSEQHDRALFEMVVAGRIVQRKKGRKTVEDVAIMMVEAGAGINVAERVAEGAPAPQETAVAEGLEAAKPFIKTLCEAQAGLAERVAKETQEFPLFSAYSDEVFEAVEKKASKKLEKLLTIAGKQERDEATNEHMEQVEAELLERFEDDDASKQIRSAYNAVMKEIVRHKILSEGFRIDGRSVTDIRDLGVEVELVPRAHGSSLFERGETQILGVTTLDMLKMEQHIDSLTPVESKRYMHHYNFPPYSTGETGRVGSPKRREIGHGALAERALLPVIPSREDFPYAIRQVSEALGSNGSTSMGSVCASTLSLYNAGVPLKAPVAGIAMGLVSGEVEGKEKFVALTDILGAEDAFGDMDFKVAGTSEYITALQLDTKLDGIPSAVLADALEQARDARSAILATMAEVIEGPDEMSPLAPKITSVQVPVNKIGELIGPKGKTINSITEETGADITIEDDGTVYVSAESGEAADAALDKINSIANPQLPKVGERFLGTVVKTVAFGAFVSLTPGRDGLIHISKLGGDERIEKVEDVVNVGDKIQVEIADIDNRGKISLVPVDED